GCGTTGTGGGCTGACGACGCGCCGCCGACGTGGCCGACCGCGCTACGAGGAGCGGTGCGTGCCCTGCGGACCGCCCTGGCGCCGGTGGGTGGCGATGGCGAACGCGTCGTCGCGACCGTGCCTTCGGGGTACTGTCTCGCGCCGGGCGTGACGGTTGATGTCACCGAAGCCGAGGCCGCCGTACGTCGTGCTGAGGATCTGATTGCCCAGCGCCGTTTCACGGCGGCTCGGGACTGCGCGGCGCCCGTCGCCGCGGTACGTGGCACAGCGTTACTGCCAGAGGAAGACGCGCCCTGGCTATCGCCCTACCGCGTCGCGCTCGACGACCTCGCAGTGCGGGCGTTGCAGGTGCTGGCGCAGGCCGCGACCGCGCTCGGCGACCATCCGGCAAGTCTGGATGCCGGACCACCGCCGGCGGATGGCGCCGACGACACGGCTGGCTTCGCACCGCCTCCGGCAGATGAGCCGCTCGCGCTACTTCCACCTCCGCAGGCGGTCATGGTCAGGCAGGTGCAGGTCAGAAGGGTTACGCCGGCTACGAGGCTGGCCGCTGAATTTCTCATGCCCTCACCCCATCAGCGCGCGGTAACACGGCAGTAACGCCGCCGGCGGCGTGGATCGATCGTGCGCATCAGCCGGCCGGTACGCCGTCGTTGTGAAGCGCCGTGCGTGATGCGTCCGGGCGTGGCGATATCCGACGAGGGCAGACCACCCGAGCGGACCCCGGTTGCAGTCATCGCGCGAGCGGACCGTCTCCACGGTCACCACCCGAGCGGGCCCCCGGTTGCACGAATCACCGGGCGAGCGGGCCGACGCGCCACCGGTTGTTGCTTCGCCATTCCTTGGGGCCACCGCCTCTGGGCGCCACGAAGAACTCCAGGACCCCGTCCCGCAGCCGGGCAGGAATGTGTTCGTAATGAACCCGGCGGTGATGCGAAGCGCACAGCGGTGCCAGATCATCCAGGTTCGTGGTGCCACCAGCAGCCCACGGTTCTCGCCAGTGATGCCCCTCGGTCCACCCCGGTGGCCGATCACACCCGGGAAAAGCACACCCGCCGTACCGGTTCTCCGCCGCCCGTCTCTGATGATTCGTGAACAACCGCCTCGCCCGGCCAAGATCCAACGGCAACGACTTCCCGTCGAAAACCTGCGGGATCAAAGAGGCGCCGCACGCCAGTCGCCGCACTTCACCAGCACTGACCCTGCCCCCGGTAGACAACGTCGCCGCCCGCACACCCACAGCCAACGTCTCATAGTCCAGGTTCACCGTCAGCACCGCCGAGATACCCCCGGCACCCGGGAGCTTGTCCAACGGCAAGTGCTCACACAACTGCGCCAGGGCGCGACCTTCGCGGTGTGCGGTGTCCATCGGCAACCCACCCGCCTCCGCCAGTTCAGCGGCGTCGATCTCGGCGTCCGCCTGCGCCCCGGTCCGCGCCCAGCCGCCACGCGCCGGCTCCGCGACGGCATCCTCGCTGCCGCGCGCCCAGTCCGGCGGAACGGGTCCGCCTTCGTGACCCTCGCCGCCCGCAGCCCCCGAACCCGTGGCCCGACGACCGTTGGCGCGACCACCGCTGGCCCGAGCGCGACCAGCACCGCCACCGTGGTTGCCAGTCTCCAGATGGAACCGGCGGGGCGCACTGATCCCCTCCAACATGGTCTTGAGCATCTGCGCCTGCAGCTCCGGCAGCGTGAACCCACCCTTGAACAATCCCGGTTTGTGTTCACGCATCCAGAACGACGCCTGCGCCCACGCAGCCTGCTCCTGATCCACCAACACCGCGTCCTCGTGCGCGTCGGCCTGCGCAACGTCTTCGAACGCCTCCCGCATCCGCGTCGCCCGCCGCCGCAAATCCACCAACGTCATCGTGGGCGCCGCCTCCAACAACGCCCGTTCCGCCGCGTCCCGGTCCGCTTGCGCCACACTGTCCGGCAACGCCGCCAGCCCCCGGGCGATCACCCCCGCCTGCTCCCGAGACACCCCACCGCTACTCAACCTTGATCCGGTCGCGGGCGCGTGCTGCAACTGCTCCCCCAGGTTGACCAATGCCTGCGCATCCCGCCGGTCCCCACCGAACTCACCCGACATGATCGAGGACACCTCAGCCACCGAACCACCCGCCGACGTCACCGCCGACCGCAACGCCGACGCCACCGACACCAGCACCCCATCGATCCGCGCCTTCGCCGACGCCAACCGACCCGACGCCCGACGCGCATCCTCCACCGAAGACCCGTCCCACGAATCCAACGCGGCGAACCGGTCCAGCACGTCGTGCAACTCATCCAACAATGCGCCCACCGGATCACCAGCGGCATCCGAGCGTCGTACCACCCTCGACGGAGCACACGCCACGACCACAGGCCCACCGAGTCGCCCACTGCCCAAACGGCTTTCATCGATCTTCACGCCCGCCACACCCCTCCCCGGCGCCCCGAACCTGCCCCTGAAAACCACCCTACGACCCAGCACCGACAGCCAACCGGCCACGAACAAATCTGTGGATAGAGCCGATGAATCCGAACGCTCGACTAGCGAACACGCTGGCCCAGAGCACGCTGCTCGGCCCGTGGTGAAGGATGAGCTGGCCGATACGCCGGGTTCTGTCACCGTCGTCAGCGAACTGACGACGGCGGGCGACCATCCATCTCGGGTGACTGTTGCCAGCCACCTCTAGCGGTCTACCCGCGTGCTCGGGCGAGCAGCCCTCGGACGCACGCTGTCTGACCTTGCTCCCAGTGGGGTTTACCGAGCCGGTGCAGTCACCTGCACCGCTGGTGGTCTCTTACACACACCGTTTCACCCTTACCTGCCGCAAGCGGCCGGCGGTCTGTTTTCTGTGGCACTGTCCCGCGGGTCACCCCGGGTGGCCGTTAGCCACCACCGTGCTCTGCGGAGCCCGGACGTTCCTCGGCGAGAACGAGTCTCGACGCGGCCGCCTGGCCAGCTCATCCGGGCCAGAGTCTACCGCCGCCGAGGCGAATGCTCAGACCAGCGCGAACTCCAGCGTCCGCGTCGACAGATCGGCACTGCCCACCCGCACCTGCACCGAATCCCCCGGCGCTGCATCACCAGGCAGCGTCGCGATCACCGGTCGGTCGGTGAGCTGGACCTCGACGCCGGTCTTGGTGCGGGCAACCACGGTCGCGGCGAAGGTATCCCCCACGTGATGCGACATCACCGCCACCTCGACGGCGTCGGTGCACATCCGATCCACCTTGTGCGCGAGTTGGTCACCGGCCGCCATGATCTTGGGCAGCTCGGGCAGCGACTGACGCGCCCAATCCGGCACCGGCCGGCCCGCGCAGATGCTTTCGCAGATGACCAACCCGAACCGATCCACGAGCCGCCGCAGTGGAGCCGTGACATGTGCGTACGGCGCCCCGACCGCCGCCTGCATCGTCTGGTCCGGCACGGAGCCGTCAAACACGGTGTACCCGGCGCCGCGGAAGAGGCTGCCCGCGGCGTACATCAACGCCAGGTGGTGCGGGTCGTTGCGGTCCAGCGTGCGCAGGAACTCGCCGTACGCCAAGCCTTTCGGCCAGGTCACGCCCAGCGCCCTGGCCTGACCCCGGAAGCGGTCCACCGCGAACTGGGGCGCCTCCGGCATGGTCCGCAGGATGCCCACCTTGGCATCGAGCATGATGCCCGCCGCCGCCATCCCGGTCAGCAGCGAGATCTGGGAGTTCCAGTCCTCGGAGGTCACCGGCGGCCGCAGCCGCAAGTGGTAGTCCCCGTTGTCGTCGCGCTCCACCTCCTGGGCGGGGATCGGCAGGTCGGCTCCCCCACGCTCCCGTTCCAACGCGATCCGCAACTCACCGATCGTCTTGAGCAGCATCAGCCCCTGCGGCGCGCTGCCGTCGTCGATGGATGCCTGCACGCCGTCGTAGTCCAGCCGCGCGACCGAACGCACCCGCGCGAGGTAGACCTCCGCGCTGGTCTGCTGGCCGGAACCGTCCAGCCGGACGTCCCAGACGAAGGCGCCGCGCTCCTGATCCGGCAGCAGACTGCCCTTGTCCTCACTGATCACCGCCGGGTGCAGCGGCACCCGCTGGTCGGGGAAATAGAGGGTCTGGGTGCGTTCGCGGGTCACGCGGTCCAGAGCCCCGCCCGGAGTGACGAATGCCGGCACGTCGGCGATCGCGTAGCGCACGCGGTACCCGTCGCCGTCCCGCTCCAGGAACATCGCCTGGTCCAGATCGGTCGAACCCGGCGGGTCGATTGTGAAGAACGGCACCGCCGTCTCGTCGCGGTCGGGCAACTGAACGCTCGCGACCGCCTGTTGGGCCTCTGCGAGGGCATCAGCCGGGTAGTCGGTCGACACCTCGACCTCGGCGCGGATTGCCGCGAATGCCTCGTTGAGGGGCGCTCCCGGCTCTGGGTCTTCGTTGACGATGCGGGCCAGCACGCAGTCACCCTACCGACGGCGCGCCACCAGCAGGCCAGTAATCTGCGGCAGTGCTCATCCTGTTGCCGCCGTCGGAGGGTAAGACCACCCGTCGCCGCGGGCGGGTCATGGACCTGGACACGCTGAGCTCACCGGAGTTGACCCCGTTGCGCGAGCAAGCGATCGAGGCCCTGGGCGAGGTCAGCGCCCGGCCCGATGCCGCATCCGTGTTGAAGGTCAGCGCCAACCTCACCGACGAAATCGCCCGCAACGTCGAGCTACTCGCCGCCCCTGCATTGCCAGCCGGTGAGCTGTACTCCGGGGTCCTCTACGACGCCTTGGATCTGCCCTCGCTCGAGACTGCCGCACGGCGTCGGGCTAACCGGTGGGTCGCCGTGCAATCGGCGCTGTACGGCGTGCTGCGGCTGACCGACCGCGTCGCGCCCTACCGGCTGTCGATGGGCGTCAATTTGCCCGGCGTCGGCCCGCTCGCCGGCTACTGGCGGCCCGCGTTGAACACCGTGATGCCGACCCTGGCCCGTGGCGTGATCGTCGACTGCCGGTCCAGCACGTACGCCGCGGCCTGGAGTCCGCAGGGCGCCCTGGCCGATCGCTGGGTGCAGGTCAACGTCCTCGGAGCAACCCACATGGCCAAGCACACGCGCGGACTCGTGGCGCGACACCTGTGTCTGGCGGGAGTGGACGCCACGCAGCCCGAGGCGCTGCATTCGGTGGTCTCAGCAGCGTTTTCGGCGGATCTCGAGGAACCCAGCCGCAGCGGCCAGCCATGGCGGCTGACGGTCCAGTACGTCTGACGGGCCTTCCTGGTAGAACCGACCCATGAGCGACGAGGATGTCAGCAGTGCCGTAGTGCTCGTGCACGGGATCGGCGAGTCGGGCTCGACCGCGCAGCAGCTGGCGCAGCAGTGGCTGCCCGCACTGCAGACCGGTCTTCGCGCCGCCGGGGCTTCAGATCTGGCCGACGAGCTACGGGTCGGGCCCGGCGACCGGGGCGTCGAGATGGCTTACTACGCAGACGTTTTCGCACCCTACGAGTCGGCGCACGCCATGGCCTTGGCCACCGATCCCGACCTGACCGAGCCGGTCGCCGAACTCACCCAGCAGTGGTTGGAAACGGCCGCCTCGCGGTCGAGTGACCCGAGCGACCGGGAGACCGCCGAGGATGCCCTCGCTTTCGGCGCCACCGAGGAGTCCCTCTGGGATCGGTTACGCATCCTCAGCGACGCCCTCAACGACCTGCACTTCTTCCGCCCCGGCGTCGTCGATGCGGCCAGTGTGGTCGACCGCGCGCTGCGCGAGGCCGCGCTCTACAGCGCGAACGCTCAGGTCAAAACCGCTGTGCAACAACGGATCCACACAGCAATCGGCGCCCAGACCAAGGTGGTCGTCGCGCACTCGCTTGGCTCGGTGGCAGCCTACGAGGTGCTGCACGAGCTCAACCAACCGGTCGCGTTGGTCACGATCGGCTCACCGCTGGGGATGTCGACCGTGTTCTACGAGCGGCTGACGGTCCAACCGCCGCACGTCCCGGCAACCGAGACCGCCTGGACCAACCTGGCCGATCCCGACGATCTGATCGCCACCCGCCTGGACCTCGCGCCGTACTTCCCCGGCGCTGACGTAACGTGTGTAAGCCACCAGGTCGACAACGGCGCCGACCCGCACGACCCGGTCCGCTACCTGCAGCACGCGCAGACCGCAGAAGCGGTCGCAGCCGGGCTCACTGACCAGTAGCAACCTTCAACGCCTGGGTTAGATCAGCGACCAGATCATCGGCATCTTCCAACCCGACCGAGATCCGCAGCACGCCGTCGGTGATGCCGACCTTGAGCCGGTCCTCCTCTGCGAGGCGACGATGGGTGGTGGTTGACGGATGGGTGATCAATGACTTGGAGTCACCCAGGTTGTTCGAAATGTCAACGATCGCAAGGGCATTCATCAGCGCGAACGCCTCGTCCTTGCCACCGTCGAGCTCGAAGGTCACGACCGTGCCGCCGCCGAGCATCTGCTTCTTGGCCAGTTCGTACTGCGGGTGCGAGGCCAGGAACGGGTACCAGACCCGGCGGATAGCCGGGTGGGCCTCCAGGGCCTGCGCCACGGCGTACGCCGATCGGGCCTGTTGCTCGACACGCAAACGCAACGTCTCGAGCCCCTTCACCAGCACCCAGGCGTTGAACGCCGACAGGGTTGGCCCGGTGTGCCGGATGAGGTTCTCGACCGGCCCGTGGATGTAGTCCTGCGGTCCGAGGATTGCGCCACCGAGGACGCGGCCCTGGCCGTCGATGTGCTTGGTTGCGGAGTAGACCACGATGTCCGCGCCGTGCTCCAGCGGCCGTGACATCACCGGGGTGCCAAAGACGTTGTCGACGACCACCTTCGCGCCGGCGGCGTGCGCCAGGGCACTGACCGCGTCGAGATCAACCAGTTCCTGCATCGGGTTCGACGGCGTCTCGAAGAACACAGCCGCGGTGGGCTCGGACAGCGCCGCCTCCCACTGGGTCAGGTCCGCGCCGTCGACGAGCACGGTCTCCACACCCCAGCGCGGCAGGATTTCGTCGACGATCACGAAGCAGGAACCGAACAGCGCCCGGGACGCGACCAACCGGTCCCCCGCGCCTACCAGCGCAGCCAGCGCCGTGAACACTGCACCCATGCCGGAGGCGGTCGCATAACACGCCTCCGCGCCTTCCAGCAGGCGCAACCGCTCCTCGAAGACCGCGACCGTCGGGTTGCCGTACCGGCTGTAGACGAAGCGGTCGACGTCACCCTTGAAGGCCGCCTCAGCGTCCTCGGCGGTCTCGTAGACGTATCCCGAGGTCAGATAGAGCGCCTCGGCCGTCTCTTCAAAACCGCTGCGCGCCAATCCTCCTCGGACACTGAGCGTGTCCCGGCCCCAATCCTCTACTGACGCCACGGCAGACCCGCCAGCTTCCAACCGTTGACGCTGCGGTGACCGTCCTCGTCCAGGCCGCCTTCGAAGCCTTCGACGATGTTGTAGCTGTTCGGCAGGCCGGCGGCCGACAGCGCCTCGGCCGCGGCGACAGAGCGAACTCCGGAGCGGCACAGCAACAGCAGTGGCCCGCCGTCCGGGGTCGCCGCACGCACCTGCTCCACGAAGTCCGGGTTGACCTGACCGTCGGGGTAGCTCAGCCACTCCACCGTGACGACCTGTTTGCCGATGCCGGACAGGTCGGGCAGACCCACGTAGGTCCACTCGGCCCGGGTGCGCACATCGACCAACGTGGCGTTCGGCTCTTGCTCCAGCAGGGTGTACGCCTCCGCGGGCGTCACGTCCCCGGCGTACGTCGGCGCGGACTCAGTCATGGAAAAACTCTCCCACAACGGGTGGGATTGGTTACAGGTGGTGTTGGTCGTTGAGACGTTCGATCGTGACGGCACCGGTGAAGACGTCGACGACCGTGAACGACGCCGGCCCGCAGCCCAGGCGCCACCCGGTGGCCATGTCCAGATCCAGCACGTGGGCGAGCACCGCCATGATCGGCTTGCGATGGGTCGCGACCACGACCGTCTGACCCTCCTCCAGATCGGCCAGCAGCCGCTGGTACGCCGCAAGCACCCGGGCGACGAAGTCGCGATGACTCTCCCCGCCCGGCGCGCAGAAGTCCGGATCCGAACGCAGCGACGTCAGACCGTCGGGGGCCAAGTCGCGAATCCGACTGAAGGACAAGCCATCCCAGGCGCCGAAGGACTGTTCATCCCAGTCCGCGTCGACCCGTGCAGGTACGCCGAGTGCCTGGGCCACCGCCGCACCCGTGGCTTCCGCCCGGGCCAGGGAGGAGGTCACGACGTACGGGATGTCGCCCAGGATCTGGTCGCGCACACCTTGTGCAGCGGCAAACGCCTGCCGGCGACCTTCGGGATTGAGCTCGGGGTCGATGCCGCCGCGACCGTCCAGGCGGCCCTGCACGGTGAGATCGGTGACGCCGTGCCGCAGCAACACGATCCGGCGCGGGGTGGGCGGGGTGCGCACGGGCACGACCACCGGCGGTTCGGGTACGGCCCGCTCACCGTCCTCGTCCGGCATCAGCAGGGTCAACTGCTCAGGGGCGGGACTTCCGGCTTCAGCTGGGCTGTCCCGCCAGTAGTCCGAGGTGATCACCTCGCCGTCCATCCCGTCGTTGGACAGCTTGTCGGCCGCTTTGTTGCGTTCCCGCGGGATCCAGGTCCAGGTGACCTCGCCGCCGGATTCGCGGATCCGCCGCACGAGGTCCTGCGCCTGCAACGCCAGTCGGCGCATGTCTTCGTGTTTGATCTTCCACCGGCCGGCCATCTGCTCGATGACCAGTTTGGAGTCCATGGCCACGTCGATCCGGGCGCTGGGGTCGATCTCCATCGCTGCCTCGAGCCCGGCGATCAGACCGCTGTACTCCGCGACGTTGTTGCTGGCCTTCCCCAGCGGCGCGGCCCGCTCGGCCAGGGTGTCACCACTGACCGCGTCGAAGACCACCGCTCCGTAACCGGCGACACCGGGGTTGCCGCGCGACCCGCCGTCCGCCTCAAGACGAAGCGCCCGGCTCAGTGCGTTCTGGTCGCGCCTCTCCCCTCGGCTCCGGGCCTCGCTAGCGCTCGTTTCCTCACCTCGGCCGGCGCTCATAGCCCGGATTCAGCCGTCCGGATCAAAATCCGGCCGCATTCCTCGCAGCGCAGCACCTCATCCTCGGCCGCCGCCTTGATCCGCACCAATTCGCTGGCGTTGAGCTCCAGACCACAGCCGGTGCACCGCTTGGCCACCAGGGCGGCCGCGCCGGTGCCGCGCTGGTCGCGCAGCCGTTCGTAGAGCGCCAGCAGATCAGCGCCGACGCCGGCCGCGACGTTCGCGCGCTCGCCCGTGGCCACGTCCTGCTCGGCGCTGATCGCGGCCAGTTCCTGGTCGCGCGCCGCGCTCAACTCCGCGATGCGGGCGTCGAACTGCGCTACCGCCGCGCTGTGCCGGTCCAGGTCCGTGCGCAGCGACTCGACCTGCTCCATCAACTCCAGCTCGACGTCCTCCAACTCGCTCTGCCGGCGGGCGAGGGTCTCGAGTTCGTGCTGCAACCCCTGCAGGTCCTTGGCCGAACCCGTCCCAGCCGCGAGCCGCTCCTGGTCCCGAGCCGTGCGCACCCGCACCTGCTCCACGTCGGTCTCCGCCTTGGCCACCGAACGCTCCGCGTCGCTGACGGCCACCCGCGCGAGCACCTCGTCCTCCGCGGCGCGGTCACGCTGCTCGGACACGGCCGCCAGCTCGGCGATCTGCGGCAGGTTGCGAGCGCGATGCTCCAACTGCGCCAGCCGCGTGTCGAGTTGCTGCAAATCCAGTAGCCGCCACTGCCGGGTCAGCTCTGCCTTCACTGCGACTCCTTGTCCTGCGGGCGCTGCCCGACATCCTCCGGGCGCTGCCCGACCAGGAAGTCCCAGGGATCGGTGCGCACCGCGCTCACGGAAGTCTCTACGGTAATGCCCCGTTGCTCCAACATCGTTGCCAGCCGGGCCGCCGCCGGTGCCAGCCACAACGACTCGGTGGCAAAGTGCCCGGCGTCAATGAGGTACGGCGCGCCTCCCCTGGCTTCCTGCCGCGCCTCCAGTGCGGGATGGTGGCGAAGATCCGCGGTCACGTAAACGTCCGCGCCACAGGATCGGACCTGCTCGAAGCGGTCGTCGCCAGCGCCACCCAGGACGGACACTCGGCGTACCTGCGCATCCGCGGGGCCAGCCACTCGCAGACCCACCGGGGTGGGCGGAAGGGCCGCCGCGAGGCCGATCGCGAAGTCTCGCAAGGTGATTGACTCGGGCAGGTCGCCGACCAACCCCAGTTCTTGGTCGCCCTCACGCGACAGACCGCGCAGCTCGGTGAGCCCGCACGCCTGCGCGAGCGCGTCGTTCACCCCGGGCCGGGCGACATCGGCGTTCGTGTGCGCGCAGTACAACGCGACGTCCGCGACAATCAGCGACGTGAGCGCCGCGCCCTTGGCGTGCGTGGTCGCAACCGAGTGCACCCCGCGCAAGAGCAACGGGTGGTGGGTGACCAGCAGATCGACGCCGTCGTCGCGGGCCGCTTCGATGACCTCCAACGTCGGGTCGACCGCGAACCGGACGTGCCCGACGCTCTGGGCCAGGTCACCGCTGACCAGCCCGACCTGGTCCCACGACGCAGCCGTGGCGGGCGGGTACAGCTCGTCGAGCGCCTGCACGACATCAGCAAGGGTGGCCACGGGCTCACCCTTGCACAGCCGGCGGCCCGGTCAGTCGGGTGCGCCGAAGTTCGCGGTGTCCGGGTGCGCGCCGAACCGTTGGCCGTCGTCCAGGCCGTCGATCTTGGCCAGGTCATCGGCATCCAGTTCGAAATCGAACACCTCGATGTTGGCGGCGATCCGCTCCTCGTGGACCGACTTCGGGATCACGATCAAGCCCTGCTGCAGGTGCCAGCGGATCAGCACCTGGGCCGGCGACTTGCCGTACCGGTCGCCGATCGCGGTGATCACGGGGTCGCTCAGCAGTGAGCTGGCCTTCCCGTTACGCGGCGAACCGCCCAGCGGGCTCCAGGACTCCACTGCGATGCCGTGCTGGCCGGCGAACTCGCGGATCTCCTGCTGCGGCAGGTGCGGGTGCAGCTCGACCTGGTCGACGGCCGGCACCACGTCGGTGTGCTCGAGCAGTTCGGCGAGGTGGTGCGGCTCGAAGTTGCACACCCCGATCGAGCGGGCGCGCTCCGACGCCTGGATGTCGACCAAGGCATCCCAGGTGCGGTGCCGGCGCTCGGCGTCCTGCAGCGGCCAGTGGATGAGGTACAGATCGACGTAGTCCAGGCCCAGCTTGTCCAGGCTGGCCGAGAACGCAGGGAACGTCTGCTCGTACCCCTGGTCGGCGTTCCAGAGCTTCGTCGTCACGAAGTACTCGTCACGCTCGACGCCACTTGCGCTCAAGCCGCGGCCGACGGCTTCCTCGTTGCCGTAGGCAGCCGCGGTGTCGACGTGCCGGTAGCCGACCTCCAACGCGTACTGCACTGCGCGGGCGCACTCGTCGTCGTCGGCCTGCCACACGCCCAGTCCCAGCTGCGGGATCACGCCGCCTGAATTGAGTTGGATTCCAGGGACGTTCGATGGGGATTCAGTCATGCCACAACCGTAGGTCGCGACCGGCAGGCGCCCACCCGTCGTACCGCCTTCAGTGTGTGATGCCCACAACGGTTCGCAGCGCTGGCATCTCGACCGGCTCCTTACTGTTCGGTAGGTTTGCGTGACGCGCATCACATCCGAC
The window above is part of the Branchiibius hedensis genome. Proteins encoded here:
- a CDS encoding zinc ribbon domain-containing protein, which encodes MKAELTRQWRLLDLQQLDTRLAQLEHRARNLPQIAELAAVSEQRDRAAEDEVLARVAVSDAERSVAKAETDVEQVRVRTARDQERLAAGTGSAKDLQGLQHELETLARRQSELEDVELELMEQVESLRTDLDRHSAAVAQFDARIAELSAARDQELAAISAEQDVATGERANVAAGVGADLLALYERLRDQRGTGAAALVAKRCTGCGLELNASELVRIKAAAEDEVLRCEECGRILIRTAESGL
- a CDS encoding Nif3-like dinuclear metal center hexameric protein; this translates as MATLADVVQALDELYPPATAASWDQVGLVSGDLAQSVGHVRFAVDPTLEVIEAARDDGVDLLVTHHPLLLRGVHSVATTHAKGAALTSLIVADVALYCAHTNADVARPGVNDALAQACGLTELRGLSREGDQELGLVGDLPESITLRDFAIGLAAALPPTPVGLRVAGPADAQVRRVSVLGGAGDDRFEQVRSCGADVYVTADLRHHPALEARQEARGGAPYLIDAGHFATESLWLAPAAARLATMLEQRGITVETSVSAVRTDPWDFLVGQRPEDVGQRPQDKESQ
- a CDS encoding aldo/keto reductase, yielding MTESPSNVPGIQLNSGGVIPQLGLGVWQADDDECARAVQYALEVGYRHVDTAAAYGNEEAVGRGLSASGVERDEYFVTTKLWNADQGYEQTFPAFSASLDKLGLDYVDLYLIHWPLQDAERRHRTWDALVDIQASERARSIGVCNFEPHHLAELLEHTDVVPAVDQVELHPHLPQQEIREFAGQHGIAVESWSPLGGSPRNGKASSLLSDPVITAIGDRYGKSPAQVLIRWHLQQGLIVIPKSVHEERIAANIEVFDFELDADDLAKIDGLDDGQRFGAHPDTANFGAPD
- a CDS encoding O-succinylhomoserine sulfhydrylase — encoded protein: MASVEDWGRDTLSVRGGLARSGFEETAEALYLTSGYVYETAEDAEAAFKGDVDRFVYSRYGNPTVAVFEERLRLLEGAEACYATASGMGAVFTALAALVGAGDRLVASRALFGSCFVIVDEILPRWGVETVLVDGADLTQWEAALSEPTAAVFFETPSNPMQELVDLDAVSALAHAAGAKVVVDNVFGTPVMSRPLEHGADIVVYSATKHIDGQGRVLGGAILGPQDYIHGPVENLIRHTGPTLSAFNAWVLVKGLETLRLRVEQQARSAYAVAQALEAHPAIRRVWYPFLASHPQYELAKKQMLGGGTVVTFELDGGKDEAFALMNALAIVDISNNLGDSKSLITHPSTTTHRRLAEEDRLKVGITDGVLRISVGLEDADDLVADLTQALKVATGQ
- a CDS encoding bifunctional RNase H/acid phosphatase; the encoded protein is MSAGRGEETSASEARSRGERRDQNALSRALRLEADGGSRGNPGVAGYGAVVFDAVSGDTLAERAAPLGKASNNVAEYSGLIAGLEAAMEIDPSARIDVAMDSKLVIEQMAGRWKIKHEDMRRLALQAQDLVRRIRESGGEVTWTWIPRERNKAADKLSNDGMDGEVITSDYWRDSPAEAGSPAPEQLTLLMPDEDGERAVPEPPVVVPVRTPPTPRRIVLLRHGVTDLTVQGRLDGRGGIDPELNPEGRRQAFAAAQGVRDQILGDIPYVVTSSLARAEATGAAVAQALGVPARVDADWDEQSFGAWDGLSFSRIRDLAPDGLTSLRSDPDFCAPGGESHRDFVARVLAAYQRLLADLEEGQTVVVATHRKPIMAVLAHVLDLDMATGWRLGCGPASFTVVDVFTGAVTIERLNDQHHL
- a CDS encoding AfsR/SARP family transcriptional regulator — translated: MHLKLLDVVAVEDGDRVVSGADLGGRRARVILAVLALNEHAASSDTLARALWADDAPPTWPTALRGAVRALRTALAPVGGDGERVVATVPSGYCLAPGVTVDVTEAEAAVRRAEDLIAQRRFTAARDCAAPVAAVRGTALLPEEDAPWLSPYRVALDDLAVRALQVLAQAATALGDHPASLDAGPPPADGADDTAGFAPPPADEPLALLPPPQAVMVRQVQVRRVTPATRLAAEFLMPSPHQRAVTRQ
- a CDS encoding YaaA family protein, whose product is MLILLPPSEGKTTRRRGRVMDLDTLSSPELTPLREQAIEALGEVSARPDAASVLKVSANLTDEIARNVELLAAPALPAGELYSGVLYDALDLPSLETAARRRANRWVAVQSALYGVLRLTDRVAPYRLSMGVNLPGVGPLAGYWRPALNTVMPTLARGVIVDCRSSTYAAAWSPQGALADRWVQVNVLGATHMAKHTRGLVARHLCLAGVDATQPEALHSVVSAAFSADLEEPSRSGQPWRLTVQYV
- a CDS encoding rhodanese-like domain-containing protein gives rise to the protein MTESAPTYAGDVTPAEAYTLLEQEPNATLVDVRTRAEWTYVGLPDLSGIGKQVVTVEWLSYPDGQVNPDFVEQVRAATPDGGPLLLLCRSGVRSVAAAEALSAAGLPNSYNIVEGFEGGLDEDGHRSVNGWKLAGLPWRQ
- a CDS encoding RNB domain-containing ribonuclease; this translates as MLARIVNEDPEPGAPLNEAFAAIRAEVEVSTDYPADALAEAQQAVASVQLPDRDETAVPFFTIDPPGSTDLDQAMFLERDGDGYRVRYAIADVPAFVTPGGALDRVTRERTQTLYFPDQRVPLHPAVISEDKGSLLPDQERGAFVWDVRLDGSGQQTSAEVYLARVRSVARLDYDGVQASIDDGSAPQGLMLLKTIGELRIALERERGGADLPIPAQEVERDDNGDYHLRLRPPVTSEDWNSQISLLTGMAAAGIMLDAKVGILRTMPEAPQFAVDRFRGQARALGVTWPKGLAYGEFLRTLDRNDPHHLALMYAAGSLFRGAGYTVFDGSVPDQTMQAAVGAPYAHVTAPLRRLVDRFGLVICESICAGRPVPDWARQSLPELPKIMAAGDQLAHKVDRMCTDAVEVAVMSHHVGDTFAATVVARTKTGVEVQLTDRPVIATLPGDAAPGDSVQVRVGSADLSTRTLEFALV
- a CDS encoding HNH endonuclease signature motif containing protein — encoded protein: MGALLDELHDVLDRFAALDSWDGSSVEDARRASGRLASAKARIDGVLVSVASALRSAVTSAGGSVAEVSSIMSGEFGGDRRDAQALVNLGEQLQHAPATGSRLSSGGVSREQAGVIARGLAALPDSVAQADRDAAERALLEAAPTMTLVDLRRRATRMREAFEDVAQADAHEDAVLVDQEQAAWAQASFWMREHKPGLFKGGFTLPELQAQMLKTMLEGISAPRRFHLETGNHGGGAGRARASGGRANGRRATGSGAAGGEGHEGGPVPPDWARGSEDAVAEPARGGWARTGAQADAEIDAAELAEAGGLPMDTAHREGRALAQLCEHLPLDKLPGAGGISAVLTVNLDYETLAVGVRAATLSTGGRVSAGEVRRLACGASLIPQVFDGKSLPLDLGRARRLFTNHQRRAAENRYGGCAFPGCDRPPGWTEGHHWREPWAAGGTTNLDDLAPLCASHHRRVHYEHIPARLRDGVLEFFVAPRGGGPKEWRSNNRWRVGPLAR